From the Microplitis mediator isolate UGA2020A chromosome 6, iyMicMedi2.1, whole genome shotgun sequence genome, one window contains:
- the LOC130669479 gene encoding proteasome subunit alpha type-3, whose product MSSIGTGYDLSASQFSPDGRVFQVEYAQKAVENSGTVISLRGKDGVVFAVEKLVTSKLYEAGANKRIFNIDEHVGMAVAGLISDARQIVETARSEAASYRAQYGVGIPVKYLNERVAMYMHAYTLYSAVRPYGCSVILSAYEADGPAMYMIDPSGVSYGYFGCAVGKAKQSAKTEIEKLKLSDMSCKELVKEAARIIYLVHDELKDKQFELEMSWVGAHTKGRHERIPHEIKSEAEAKARQAMAEDSDSDTEDM is encoded by the exons atGAGTTCTATTGGTACCGGA TATGATTTATCGGCTTCACAATTTTCACCTGACGGACGAGTTTTCCAAGTCGAATATGCTCAGAAAGCCGTCGAAAATAGTGg aacaGTAATAAGTCTCCGAGGAAAAGACGGAGTTGTATTTGCAGTAGAAAAATTAGTAACATCAAAATTATATGAAGCTGGAGcaaataaaagaatatttaatattgatgAGCATGTTGGTATGGCTGTAGCTGGATTAATATCTGATGCCCGACAAATTGTTGAGACCGCACGATCAGAGGCAGCGAGTTATCGTGCACAATATGGAGTTGGAATCCcggttaaatatttaaatgaacgTGTTGCGATGTATATGCATGCCTATACATTGTACTCAGCTGTACGACCCTACGGTTGTTCAGTTATTTTGAGTGCCTATGAGGCCGATGGACCCGCAATGTACATGATCGATCCATCTGGAGTTTCTTATGGATACTTTGGGTGTGCCgttg GCAAAGCAAAACAATCAGCCAAAACcgaaatcgaaaaattaaaactctcTGACATGTCATGCAAGGAATTAGTTAAAGAAGCTGCCCGAATTATTTATCTAGTTCATGATGAACTCAAAGATAAACAGTTTGAACTAGAGATGAGCTGGGTTGGTGCGCACACGAAAGGTAGACACGAGCGTATTCCACATGAAATAAAATCTGAAGCTGAAGCTAAAGCCCGCCAAGCTATGGCTGAGGATTCTGATAGTGACACTGAAGATATGTGA